The following are encoded in a window of Alphaproteobacteria bacterium genomic DNA:
- a CDS encoding TRAP transporter substrate-binding protein, with amino-acid sequence MKLKVLALAAFAAVGLSAAAADAQQKTTLRFSIGAPDSMGGEILGMKALKEYVEFRSSGQLEIRLFFNTLGGSLQLTEQVKNGTLEMALTDDSVLGSFHKPMQAFQIPYLFPSSPVAWEFMTSPFMKEMTEDMRKATGIRTLALSENGFRNLTNNVREIKGPDDLKGLKMRTMQSQVYVNFMRSMGASATPIAWPELVPALKQNVVDGQENAAATIWDGKLFEVQKFMSVNEHIFGMHLIIINDRVFNGLSADHKQILMDGARMHAEVANSRKAMDSLQAIDKIRQQGTKVYVNTPTEKEAFRKASQGAVIEFIASQAGKDVVDKLLVAVEDSKRRVYGQ; translated from the coding sequence GTGAAACTCAAAGTCCTGGCACTTGCCGCTTTCGCCGCGGTCGGCCTCTCGGCCGCCGCCGCAGACGCCCAGCAAAAGACGACGCTCCGCTTTTCGATCGGCGCACCCGATTCGATGGGCGGCGAAATCCTGGGCATGAAGGCGCTCAAGGAATACGTCGAGTTCCGCAGCAGCGGGCAGCTCGAGATCCGTCTGTTCTTCAACACGCTGGGCGGCTCGTTGCAGCTGACCGAGCAGGTGAAGAACGGCACGCTGGAAATGGCGCTGACCGACGATTCGGTGCTCGGCTCCTTCCATAAGCCGATGCAAGCCTTCCAGATCCCGTATCTGTTCCCGTCCTCGCCGGTCGCGTGGGAATTCATGACCAGCCCGTTCATGAAGGAAATGACCGAGGATATGCGCAAGGCGACGGGTATCCGCACGCTGGCGCTTTCGGAGAACGGGTTCCGCAACCTGACCAACAACGTGCGCGAAATCAAAGGCCCGGACGATCTGAAGGGCCTGAAGATGCGCACGATGCAAAGCCAGGTCTACGTGAACTTCATGCGCTCGATGGGCGCATCGGCCACGCCGATCGCGTGGCCCGAACTGGTGCCGGCGCTCAAGCAGAACGTCGTCGACGGTCAGGAAAACGCCGCCGCGACGATCTGGGACGGCAAGCTGTTCGAAGTGCAGAAGTTCATGAGCGTGAACGAGCATATCTTCGGCATGCATCTGATCATCATCAACGACCGCGTGTTCAACGGCCTGTCGGCGGACCACAAGCAGATCCTGATGGACGGTGCGCGCATGCACGCCGAAGTCGCCAACTCGCGCAAGGCGATGGACTCGCTGCAGGCGATCGACAAGATCCGCCAGCAGGGCACCAAGGTCTACGTGAACACGCCGACCGAGAAGGAAGCGTTCCGCAAGGCGTCGCAAGGTGCGGTGATCGAGTTCATCGCCTCGCAGGCCGGCAAGGACGTCGTCGACAAGCTGCTCGTGGCGGTCGAAGACTCCAAGCGCCGCGTCTACGGTCAGTAA
- a CDS encoding TRAP transporter small permease produces MNAIRAFAKGLSAACDHAAGWLLAILVVLNGVSVYMRYVAVDSISWSEEAIRYIAIWITFLGSVAASWADEHLDMNLFGEVENATFQAWHKSLLHLLNVVFCVVLTWQGLIYCQLNGAQTAPTTGLPMIWIYSSIAFGGAALTFIHLVKAADSLLSRPRA; encoded by the coding sequence ATGAACGCGATCCGCGCATTCGCGAAAGGCCTGTCGGCGGCGTGCGATCACGCCGCCGGCTGGCTGCTCGCGATTCTCGTCGTGCTCAACGGCGTCAGCGTCTATATGCGCTACGTCGCGGTCGACTCGATCTCGTGGAGCGAGGAGGCGATCCGCTACATCGCGATCTGGATCACCTTCCTCGGCTCCGTCGCCGCGAGCTGGGCGGACGAGCATCTCGACATGAACCTGTTCGGCGAGGTCGAGAACGCCACGTTTCAGGCCTGGCATAAATCGCTGCTGCACTTGCTGAACGTCGTCTTCTGCGTCGTGCTGACCTGGCAGGGCCTGATCTATTGCCAGCTCAACGGCGCGCAAACCGCACCCACGACCGGCCTGCCGATGATCTGGATCTATTCCTCGATCGCGTTCGGCGGGGCGGCGCTCACCTTCATCCATCTCGTCAAGGCGGCGGATTCCCTGCTGTCGAGGCCGCGCGCGTGA
- a CDS encoding TRAP transporter large permease, which produces MTTILILLTATLFVGMPVAFAFGLSSIFALMYDGYGLLNVASRMFAGLDSFVLLAAPFYILAGEIMNRGGISERLIELSRILVGRIKGGTAYAAIVAAVMFSGISGTAVADIAALGQIFINAMPKEGYSKAFAAALITAASVIGPIIPPSVIMVLYAAVSDISVLNLFLAGIVPGLLLGLACGGVVFWKGIKGELPVSQIDVPREHYGRVAREGTIVLSLPAFIVFGTTSGVFTATEAGGIAVIYAIILSTFVFRSLDRKGAMLALRNAARLTASLFLLIATVEIVNYVLIMAGIGEWTAGLATAFAGNPQLFMIVCVLVFLLIGLALDAGPALLLLAPFLLPVTRQMGIDDIHFSMVMIVCCTLGLISPPVGICLFVACKIGNLTLRQLWHELRWFFYAQIGAIIVMVYFPILSTGLPRLVRGYGGG; this is translated from the coding sequence GTGACCACGATTCTCATCCTTCTGACCGCGACCTTGTTCGTCGGCATGCCGGTCGCCTTCGCGTTCGGCCTCTCCTCGATCTTCGCGTTGATGTACGACGGCTACGGGCTGCTCAACGTCGCCTCGCGCATGTTCGCCGGGCTCGACAGTTTCGTCCTGCTCGCGGCCCCGTTCTATATCCTGGCCGGCGAGATCATGAATCGCGGCGGCATCTCGGAACGATTGATCGAGCTGTCGCGCATTCTGGTCGGCCGTATCAAGGGCGGGACCGCCTACGCCGCGATCGTCGCGGCGGTGATGTTCTCCGGCATTTCGGGCACGGCGGTCGCGGATATCGCCGCACTCGGGCAGATCTTCATCAACGCGATGCCCAAGGAAGGCTATTCGAAGGCCTTCGCGGCGGCGCTGATCACGGCGGCGTCGGTGATCGGGCCGATCATTCCGCCGTCGGTCATCATGGTGCTTTACGCCGCCGTTTCCGACATTTCGGTGCTGAACCTGTTCCTCGCCGGCATCGTGCCGGGCCTGCTGCTGGGCTTGGCCTGCGGTGGCGTCGTGTTCTGGAAGGGCATCAAAGGCGAATTGCCCGTGTCGCAGATCGACGTGCCGCGCGAACATTACGGCCGCGTCGCCCGCGAAGGCACGATCGTGCTGAGCCTGCCCGCCTTCATCGTGTTTGGCACCACGTCGGGCGTGTTCACCGCGACGGAAGCGGGCGGCATCGCGGTGATCTACGCGATCATCCTGTCGACTTTCGTGTTCCGCTCGCTGGATCGCAAAGGCGCGATGCTGGCGTTGCGCAACGCCGCGCGCTTGACCGCGTCGCTGTTCCTGTTGATCGCGACGGTGGAAATCGTCAACTACGTGCTGATCATGGCCGGGATCGGCGAATGGACGGCGGGCCTCGCCACAGCTTTCGCCGGCAATCCGCAGCTTTTCATGATCGTCTGCGTTCTGGTGTTCCTGCTGATCGGCTTGGCGCTGGATGCAGGCCCCGCGTTGCTGCTGCTCGCGCCGTTCCTGCTGCCGGTCACGCGCCAGATGGGCATCGACGACATCCATTTCTCGATGGTGATGATCGTCTGCTGCACGCTGGGGCTGATCTCGCCGCCCGTGGGCATCTGCCTGTTCGTCGCGTGCAAGATCGGGAACCTGACCCTGCGCCAGCTGTGGCACGAATTGCGCTGGTTCTTCTACGCGCAGATCGGCGCCATCATTGTGATGGTCTATTTCCCGATCCTGTCGACCGGCCTGCCGCGACTGGTCCGCGGCTACGGGGGCGGCTAG
- a CDS encoding carbohydrate ABC transporter permease — translation MNRTSPLGQAGLWIAILIAAVVTVFPFYWMLNTALKPQSEVFLSPPAFYSANWSLEAFRTLLVERPFARYFLNSLIVSLGSTLLSVALATFAAYGFTRFHIKGAGALIVFLLFTKMLPETLLIIPYFRLMSELGLINSHLSLILAYSSFALPFSVWMLIGFFRSIPLEIDEAAIVDGASRITTLWRVILPLARPGLVAVALFTFLISWNAYVWALVLTTDPSMFVLSVGIANMVGEYRVQWNELMAAAMIAAVPVMVMFAFLERHLVNALTAGAVKG, via the coding sequence ATGAACCGCACCTCCCCCTTGGGCCAAGCGGGTCTGTGGATCGCGATCCTGATCGCGGCCGTGGTGACGGTCTTCCCGTTCTATTGGATGCTCAACACCGCGTTGAAGCCGCAAAGCGAAGTGTTCCTGTCGCCGCCGGCCTTCTATTCGGCGAATTGGAGCCTCGAGGCGTTCCGCACGCTGCTGGTCGAACGTCCCTTCGCGCGCTACTTCCTCAATTCGCTGATCGTATCGCTGGGATCGACGCTGCTGTCGGTGGCGCTGGCGACCTTTGCGGCCTACGGCTTCACGCGCTTCCACATCAAGGGGGCGGGCGCGTTGATCGTGTTCCTGCTGTTCACGAAAATGCTGCCCGAGACGCTGCTGATCATTCCCTATTTCCGCCTGATGTCGGAATTGGGGCTGATCAACAGCCATCTGTCGCTGATCCTGGCCTATAGCTCGTTCGCGCTGCCGTTCAGCGTGTGGATGCTGATCGGCTTCTTCCGCTCGATCCCGCTGGAAATCGACGAGGCCGCGATCGTCGATGGCGCTTCGCGCATCACCACGCTCTGGCGCGTGATTTTGCCGCTGGCGCGGCCCGGTCTGGTCGCGGTCGCGCTGTTCACGTTCCTGATCTCGTGGAACGCCTATGTCTGGGCGCTGGTGCTGACGACCGATCCGTCGATGTTCGTACTGTCGGTCGGCATCGCCAACATGGTCGGCGAATACCGGGTCCAATGGAACGAACTGATGGCCGCCGCGATGATCGCCGCCGTTCCGGTGATGGTGATGTTCGCGTTCCTCGAACGCCACCTCGTCAACGCGCTGACGGCCGGGGCGGTTAAGGGCTAG
- a CDS encoding sugar ABC transporter permease — translation MSNTTTTTNIPARAWTGRGLARERWHGYLFLAPTLLFLAAVIVLPLFHAFWTSFQRIRGLNSTFVGFANYVRVLEDEAFWHSLRVSLGFVSISVVAHVVLGLLLALALNKITFARTALRVLFLTPWMVAAAVGATIWLWLLEPQFGVINYILQSAGLISAPVAWLGTPGTAFAAVTTVEIWRGVPFIMLLTLAGLQTIPAEQYEAAEIDGATTWQKFRFITLPNLKYLLVVASTLDIINVVRHYDIIGIMTGGGPAGATEVLPALLYNTAFRANRFGEAAAIGVLLLLMVLIFAAMYLRITRVGQEDDRR, via the coding sequence ATGTCGAACACGACCACCACGACGAACATCCCCGCCCGGGCTTGGACCGGGCGGGGTCTCGCGCGCGAACGCTGGCACGGCTATCTGTTCCTGGCGCCCACGCTGCTGTTCCTGGCGGCGGTCATCGTGCTGCCGCTGTTCCACGCCTTCTGGACCAGCTTCCAGCGTATCCGTGGTTTGAATTCAACCTTCGTCGGCTTCGCGAATTACGTCCGCGTACTGGAGGACGAGGCGTTCTGGCATTCGCTGCGCGTTTCGCTCGGCTTCGTGTCGATTTCGGTCGTCGCCCATGTGGTGCTCGGCCTGCTGCTGGCGCTGGCCCTCAACAAGATCACCTTCGCGCGCACCGCGTTGCGCGTGCTGTTCCTGACACCCTGGATGGTCGCGGCGGCCGTCGGTGCCACGATTTGGCTGTGGCTGCTCGAACCGCAATTCGGCGTGATCAACTACATTCTGCAATCGGCCGGACTCATTTCCGCCCCCGTCGCCTGGCTCGGCACGCCGGGCACCGCCTTCGCGGCCGTGACGACGGTCGAGATCTGGCGCGGCGTGCCCTTCATCATGCTGCTGACATTGGCGGGCCTACAGACGATCCCGGCCGAGCAATACGAAGCCGCCGAGATCGACGGCGCCACGACCTGGCAGAAATTCCGTTTCATCACGCTGCCGAACCTCAAATATCTGCTGGTCGTCGCCTCGACGCTCGACATCATCAATGTCGTCCGCCACTACGACATTATCGGCATCATGACCGGCGGCGGCCCGGCGGGGGCGACCGAAGTGCTGCCCGCCTTGCTCTACAACACCGCGTTCCGCGCCAATCGCTTCGGCGAGGCGGCGGCGATCGGCGTGTTGCTGCTGCTGATGGTGCTGATCTTCGCCGCGATGTATCTGCGCATCACCCGCGTGGGCCAAGAGGACGACCGCCGATGA
- a CDS encoding sugar ABC transporter substrate-binding protein, producing the protein MSRNALLAAVAVIALAGPAAAQNRVTIQWQTPNLTESQYEPIWKQTIAEFEAANPDVKVEPILVARRDHWTKFVASAQARQAPCVVAVDLTTAAAEGYLRPMDDLWAKEPASFRDAWAPEMLSAAKWEGKLYGLPNWGGTYAEVYNRELVEKAGLDPKNPPKTWDEYLRWAKALTGPDRWATSILGGKTDTTTRVLLTWIWGNGGEAFNADMTEATFAKNPKSLEAIKFYLGLFTKEGVASPAPTTTNYLEQTVLFAQGKIATMRNAYWSIAKVIGDNPAIEGKMFVAPMPANIPNAPTLASVSAHSISQSCRYPEQAWRFIKFDMDKKWAIQRAVKANWMPLRRDLVNEPELKADPMLAEFVRIGANARSYPLPHPAWADIAVNDIVDAVQKALLEPARTDEIFRDLDVRVTRKLRQ; encoded by the coding sequence ATGTCGCGTAATGCCCTGCTCGCCGCCGTCGCGGTGATCGCACTGGCCGGCCCCGCCGCCGCCCAGAACCGCGTCACCATCCAATGGCAGACGCCGAACCTGACCGAATCGCAATACGAGCCGATCTGGAAACAGACGATCGCCGAGTTCGAAGCCGCGAATCCGGACGTGAAGGTCGAACCGATCCTGGTCGCGCGCCGCGACCATTGGACGAAATTCGTCGCCTCGGCCCAGGCGCGCCAAGCGCCCTGCGTCGTCGCCGTCGACCTCACGACCGCCGCCGCCGAAGGCTATCTGCGCCCGATGGACGATTTGTGGGCGAAGGAGCCCGCCTCGTTCCGCGACGCCTGGGCGCCGGAAATGCTGTCGGCCGCGAAGTGGGAAGGCAAGCTCTACGGCCTGCCGAATTGGGGCGGCACCTACGCCGAAGTCTATAACCGCGAACTGGTCGAGAAGGCCGGGCTCGATCCCAAGAACCCGCCCAAGACCTGGGACGAATATCTGCGCTGGGCGAAGGCGCTGACCGGGCCGGATCGCTGGGCGACCAGCATTCTGGGCGGCAAGACCGACACGACGACGCGCGTGTTGCTGACCTGGATTTGGGGCAATGGCGGCGAAGCGTTCAACGCCGACATGACCGAGGCGACCTTCGCCAAGAACCCGAAATCGCTGGAAGCGATCAAGTTCTATCTGGGCCTGTTCACCAAGGAAGGTGTGGCGTCGCCCGCCCCCACGACGACCAACTACCTCGAACAGACCGTGCTGTTCGCGCAAGGCAAGATCGCCACGATGCGCAACGCCTATTGGTCGATCGCCAAAGTGATCGGCGACAACCCCGCGATCGAAGGCAAGATGTTCGTGGCCCCGATGCCCGCGAATATCCCCAACGCGCCCACGCTCGCCAGCGTGTCGGCGCATTCGATCTCGCAAAGCTGCCGCTATCCCGAACAGGCGTGGCGCTTCATCAAGTTCGACATGGATAAGAAATGGGCGATCCAGCGCGCCGTGAAGGCGAACTGGATGCCGCTGCGCCGCGATCTGGTAAACGAGCCCGAGTTGAAGGCCGATCCGATGCTGGCGGAGTTCGTGCGCATCGGCGCCAATGCGCGCTCCTACCCGCTGCCGCATCCGGCCTGGGCCGACATCGCCGTCAACGATATCGTCGACGCGGTGCAGAAGGCGCTGCTGGAGCCCGCGCGCACCGACGAGATCTTCCGCGATCTCGACGTTCGCGTGACGCGCAAGCTGCGTCAGTAA
- a CDS encoding mandelate racemase/muconate lactonizing enzyme family protein yields the protein MKITKIETHKHWVDWCNWMFVRIETDEGLVGWGEASLHGALDSVESAIREFAPHLIGQDPAGPERHWHRLYNAWRWRAGAVFSTALAGIDLALWDLEGKRLGVPVHRLLGGAHRNSLRVYASHWLNAKMTPDEAHAGAKEAVRRGFTGFKFSPLTHEALKADESGAIRRATEVMAAAREGAGPDVDIFIECSESLSPRTAVMLDRAFAPYRPGWFEEPVPFENAAVMVRLQREISTPIATGERLLSRYEYRELIEGGGVKIIQPDLMHAGGITEVRRIASFADTYYIPVAPHNPGGPICTVASMHLAAAIPNFYILEQMEPQREFRDRSAAPAVKFEKGHFILPQGPGWGIEPDLEIMKSKPYQPQSRVERGGALWS from the coding sequence ATGAAAATCACGAAGATCGAGACCCATAAGCATTGGGTGGATTGGTGCAATTGGATGTTCGTCCGGATCGAAACGGACGAAGGTCTGGTCGGCTGGGGCGAAGCCTCGCTGCATGGCGCGCTGGACTCGGTCGAGTCCGCGATCCGCGAATTCGCGCCGCATCTGATCGGTCAGGACCCCGCCGGCCCCGAGCGCCACTGGCACCGTCTTTACAACGCCTGGCGTTGGCGCGCGGGTGCCGTGTTCAGCACGGCGCTGGCGGGTATCGATCTCGCCTTGTGGGATCTCGAAGGCAAGCGCCTGGGCGTGCCCGTGCATCGCCTGCTGGGCGGCGCGCATCGCAATTCGTTGCGCGTCTATGCCAGCCACTGGCTGAACGCGAAAATGACGCCCGACGAAGCCCATGCCGGCGCCAAAGAAGCCGTGCGCCGCGGCTTCACCGGGTTCAAATTCTCGCCGCTGACGCATGAGGCGCTGAAGGCCGACGAAAGCGGCGCCATCCGCCGCGCGACGGAGGTGATGGCCGCCGCGCGCGAAGGGGCCGGCCCCGACGTCGACATCTTCATCGAATGCAGCGAGTCGCTCAGCCCCCGCACGGCCGTGATGCTCGATCGCGCCTTCGCACCCTATCGGCCGGGCTGGTTCGAAGAACCCGTGCCCTTCGAGAACGCGGCGGTGATGGTGCGCTTGCAGCGCGAAATCTCGACGCCCATCGCGACGGGCGAACGGCTTCTGTCGCGCTACGAATATCGCGAATTGATCGAAGGCGGCGGCGTCAAGATCATCCAGCCCGATCTGATGCATGCGGGCGGCATCACCGAAGTGCGCCGCATCGCGAGCTTCGCCGACACCTATTACATTCCCGTCGCCCCGCATAATCCCGGCGGGCCGATCTGCACGGTGGCGTCGATGCATTTGGCCGCCGCGATCCCGAACTTCTACATCCTGGAGCAGATGGAGCCGCAGCGCGAATTCCGCGATCGCTCGGCCGCCCCGGCGGTGAAGTTCGAGAAGGGCCATTTCATCCTGCCGCAAGGCCCCGGCTGGGGCATCGAGCCCGATCTCGAAATCATGAAGTCCAAGCCCTACCAGCCGCAGTCGCGCGTCGAGCGCGGCGGCGCGCTGTGGTCCTGA
- a CDS encoding LacI family DNA-binding transcriptional regulator, with the protein MDDARHDSGGRPTIRDVARRAGVSVGTVSNVLNRRIAVSDRRRAAVEEAIAALGFVPNRNAQSLRGRAWRVVGLVVHDTKSAYFAAMLDRFETMGGDLGYEVMQVLNRGDSEIELRRTRALIERQVDGLILVPTAHPAATFDLIADSGVPAVMIDRGMDDPRFDYVTMDNDGAMTELVHALAARGRKDVRFVVRWPELVTTRQRMAAFAREGAKAGIAAQTLVRDPDDAIFAGQIRDLLGGDKRPDTIVASNSNIAEALLLTLSSLGVKIPDDLSVVAFDEPDWAELTTPPLSVVRHPIDLIAQSAWDILIDRIENGTPPGRRVMHPARVVLRGSVKSL; encoded by the coding sequence ATGGACGATGCAAGGCATGATTCGGGGGGGCGGCCGACGATCCGCGACGTGGCGCGCCGGGCGGGCGTGTCGGTCGGGACGGTGTCGAACGTGCTCAACCGGCGCATCGCGGTCAGCGACCGTCGCCGGGCGGCGGTGGAGGAAGCCATCGCCGCTTTGGGCTTCGTGCCCAACCGCAACGCGCAAAGCCTGCGCGGCCGGGCGTGGCGCGTGGTCGGGCTGGTCGTCCACGACACAAAAAGCGCCTACTTCGCCGCGATGCTCGACCGCTTCGAAACGATGGGCGGCGATCTCGGCTACGAGGTGATGCAGGTCCTCAATCGCGGCGATTCGGAAATCGAGCTTCGCCGCACGCGCGCGCTGATCGAACGTCAGGTCGACGGGTTGATCCTGGTGCCGACCGCGCATCCAGCGGCGACGTTCGACCTGATCGCCGATTCGGGCGTGCCGGCGGTGATGATCGATCGCGGCATGGACGATCCGCGTTTCGATTACGTCACGATGGACAACGATGGCGCCATGACCGAACTCGTCCACGCGCTCGCCGCGCGCGGGCGCAAGGATGTGCGCTTCGTCGTGCGCTGGCCCGAACTCGTCACCACGCGCCAGCGTATGGCGGCCTTCGCGCGCGAAGGGGCGAAAGCGGGGATTGCGGCGCAAACGCTGGTACGCGATCCCGACGACGCGATTTTCGCGGGCCAGATCCGCGATTTGCTGGGCGGGGATAAGCGCCCGGACACGATCGTGGCGTCGAACTCGAATATCGCGGAAGCGTTGCTGCTCACGCTGTCGTCGCTGGGCGTGAAAATCCCCGACGATCTTTCCGTCGTCGCCTTCGACGAACCCGATTGGGCCGAACTCACCACGCCGCCTTTGTCGGTCGTGCGCCACCCGATCGACCTGATCGCCCAAAGCGCTTGGGACATTCTGATCGACCGGATCGAAAACGGCACGCCGCCCGGGCGGCGGGTAATGCACCCCGCGCGCGTCGTGCTGCGCGGCTCGGTGAAGTCGCTTTAG
- a CDS encoding iron-containing alcohol dehydrogenase: MPLIKYVTDIHFDFGAAKALGELCAAHGISRPLVVTDKGVIAAGVAAQALAAIEGKLPLAVFDETPGNPTEAAVDKAAALYRDHKADGIIAVGGGSSIDLAKGVAILAGHPAPLAQYCTIDGGAPKITKNCAPLIAIPTTAGTGSEVARGAIVILNDGRKVGFHSWFLVPRAAVLDPELTLALPAGLTAATGMDAIAHCIEVFLAPAFNPPADGIALDGLARGIKWIRAAVTDGKNREARKQMLSASMQGAMGFQKGLGAVHSLSHALGSYRAKSLHHGTLNAVLLPAVLRFNESAETAIAEDKYARLRIALGLAPGASVDQAIAQLNRDLGMPSGLGAMGVDKGFVEEAVGKAMKDHCHATNPRIATPDEYRAMMAEAW; this comes from the coding sequence ATGCCGCTGATCAAATACGTGACCGACATCCATTTCGACTTCGGCGCCGCGAAGGCGCTGGGCGAGCTTTGCGCCGCGCACGGGATTTCGCGCCCGCTGGTCGTGACCGACAAGGGCGTGATCGCGGCGGGTGTCGCCGCGCAAGCCTTGGCCGCGATCGAGGGCAAGCTGCCCTTGGCGGTGTTCGACGAAACGCCGGGCAACCCGACGGAGGCAGCCGTGGACAAAGCGGCCGCGCTCTATCGCGACCATAAGGCCGACGGGATCATTGCGGTCGGCGGCGGCTCGTCGATCGACCTCGCCAAAGGGGTCGCGATCCTGGCGGGGCACCCCGCCCCGCTCGCGCAATACTGCACGATCGACGGCGGCGCCCCGAAGATCACCAAGAATTGCGCGCCGCTGATCGCCATTCCGACCACGGCGGGCACGGGCAGCGAAGTCGCGCGCGGCGCCATCGTCATCCTCAACGACGGGCGCAAGGTCGGCTTCCATTCCTGGTTCCTGGTCCCGCGCGCCGCCGTGCTCGACCCGGAACTCACCCTCGCCTTGCCCGCCGGTCTCACGGCCGCGACCGGCATGGACGCGATCGCGCATTGCATCGAAGTGTTCTTGGCTCCGGCCTTCAACCCGCCGGCGGACGGGATCGCGCTGGACGGGTTGGCGCGCGGCATCAAATGGATTCGCGCCGCCGTGACCGACGGCAAGAACCGCGAGGCGCGCAAGCAAATGCTCAGCGCGTCGATGCAGGGGGCGATGGGGTTCCAAAAAGGTCTCGGGGCCGTTCATTCGCTGTCGCATGCACTTGGCAGTTATCGTGCCAAGTCGCTGCATCACGGCACGTTGAACGCCGTGCTGCTGCCCGCCGTACTGCGCTTCAACGAAAGTGCCGAGACCGCCATCGCCGAAGACAAATACGCGCGGCTGCGGATCGCCCTGGGCCTCGCACCGGGCGCCTCGGTCGATCAGGCGATCGCGCAGCTCAACCGCGATCTCGGCATGCCGTCGGGTCTGGGCGCGATGGGCGTGGACAAGGGCTTCGTCGAGGAAGCCGTGGGCAAAGCGATGAAGGACCATTGCCACGCCACCAACCCGCGCATCGCCACGCCGGACGAGTATCGCGCGATGATGGCCGAGGCTTGGTGA
- a CDS encoding GntR family transcriptional regulator has translation MTLDRASPIPLYVQVRNRLLAMVGGWNDPEKRFYSDDELTAMFDVSRATVREALTELVEAGVLRRRRGHGTIVSLRKVAEKLGVGSHIGSQWDSGDMPVDTALLAFERIAAPAETARALGIVAETEVLFIKRLRTMPIAPVSIDWRYLPLWAADGIGRENAVDPLINLIWRRIDLDHSDLTIEAALSGPEEMELLHLPAKSPILVRHLVYYDRQGRAAMAGKSIHRADLMRYSVRVDQSRDGVGVARGRTMIRSR, from the coding sequence ATGACGCTGGATCGCGCGTCGCCGATTCCGCTTTACGTCCAGGTTCGCAACCGGCTGCTGGCGATGGTCGGCGGGTGGAACGACCCGGAAAAACGCTTTTATTCCGACGACGAGTTGACCGCCATGTTCGACGTCAGCCGCGCCACGGTGCGCGAAGCGTTGACGGAATTGGTCGAGGCGGGCGTGCTGCGCCGCCGGCGCGGGCACGGCACGATCGTCAGCCTGCGCAAAGTCGCGGAGAAGCTCGGCGTGGGGTCCCATATCGGCAGCCAATGGGATTCGGGCGACATGCCGGTCGATACGGCGCTGCTGGCGTTCGAGCGGATCGCAGCACCGGCGGAAACGGCACGCGCCCTTGGTATCGTCGCGGAAACCGAGGTGCTTTTCATCAAGCGCCTGCGCACCATGCCGATCGCGCCTGTGTCGATCGATTGGCGCTATTTGCCGCTTTGGGCGGCCGACGGAATCGGCCGCGAGAACGCGGTCGATCCGCTGATCAATCTGATTTGGCGGCGGATCGATCTCGATCACAGCGATCTGACGATCGAGGCCGCGTTGTCGGGACCGGAGGAGATGGAATTGCTGCATCTGCCGGCGAAGTCGCCGATCCTGGTGCGACATCTCGTCTATTACGACCGTCAGGGGCGCGCGGCGATGGCGGGCAAGTCGATCCATCGCGCCGATTTGATGCGCTACAGCGTGCGCGTCGATCAATCGCGCGACGGCGTGGGCGTGGCGCGCGGCCGCACGATGATCCGCAGCCGTTAG